Proteins encoded within one genomic window of Flavobacterium oreochromis:
- the trpA gene encoding tryptophan synthase subunit alpha: protein MNRINNLFTSKINATTSPSFGGVGEAVLSLYFTAGFPNLNDTVTIIETLEKNGVDMIEIGLPFSDPLADGPTIQESSTIALENGMTAALLFEQLKNIRKSVSIPLLIMGYFNPMMQYGVEKFCQKCAEIGIDGLIIPDLPLDIYEAEYKSIFEKYKITNIFLITPQTTETRIRQIDALSNGFIYMVSTASVTGNQTGFGTAQMEYFERIAAMNLKNPQIVGFGISDKETFQQATTYQKGAIIGSAFIKYLRVNGVNGIDDFVKLLR from the coding sequence ATGAATAGAATAAACAATCTTTTTACATCAAAAATAAACGCAACAACAAGCCCCTCCTTTGGAGGGGTTGGGGAGGCTGTTCTTTCCCTTTATTTTACCGCAGGTTTCCCCAACCTAAACGACACCGTAACCATTATCGAGACCTTAGAAAAAAACGGAGTCGATATGATCGAAATAGGTTTGCCTTTTAGCGACCCATTGGCCGATGGTCCCACCATACAAGAAAGTTCGACCATTGCACTAGAAAACGGAATGACTGCTGCCCTACTTTTCGAGCAATTAAAAAACATTCGAAAATCCGTTTCTATCCCTTTATTAATTATGGGATATTTTAACCCAATGATGCAATATGGTGTCGAAAAATTTTGTCAGAAATGTGCCGAAATAGGTATCGATGGTTTAATTATCCCCGACCTTCCTCTGGACATTTACGAAGCCGAATACAAAAGCATTTTCGAAAAATATAAGATAACCAACATCTTTTTGATTACCCCACAAACAACCGAAACCCGCATTCGCCAGATTGATGCCTTATCTAACGGATTTATCTATATGGTAAGTACCGCGAGTGTTACAGGAAATCAAACAGGATTTGGCACCGCCCAAATGGAGTATTTTGAGCGCATTGCTGCTATGAATTTAAAGAACCCACAAATTGTTGGTTTTGGTATTTCAGACAAGGAAACGTTTCAACAAGCGACTACGTACCAAAAGGGCGCGATTATAGGTAGTGCGTTTATTAAGTATTTGAGAGTGAATGGAGTGAATGGGATAGATGATTTTGTGAAATTGTTGCGATGA